Genomic DNA from Jonesia denitrificans DSM 20603:
AGGACTTGGTTAGCGACTACCCCAGCACCCAAGAGGATGAGGGTGGCGGTTCCGAGGACTTCGGAAAGGAATACGTCCCCGAGGGTCATGGTATCCATGTGTTCCTGCTCTTTCTTGACGTCGTTGTCAATGTTCTCCCGCCGGCACGCGTTGTACACGGTGAATGGGAGGGCGTTGCGGGGGCACGGGCCCCCGCAACGCACGCTTTAGGCGAGTCGCTCCATCGGGGCGATCTCAGTGGCGCGCAACCGCACCTTTTCTGCCGCAGCATCGTCGAGTTCTTGTTCAGCGGCTTCTTCAGCGTCGATGCGTTCCAGGTAGGACCGCTTTTCTTGGGCGCGACGGTCCTCGTCCCACCCAAGGGCCTCGCCGACGATCTCGGTGATCTCGTCGATTGCGGCCCGCCCCTTATCCGCGTACTCATAGATGATGCGGGTTCGGTGCAGCATGACATCCTCAAGGTGAATGACACCCTCGTTGTGCGCCGCATACCAAATTTCGGCTCGCAAGTAGGCATCTGCGTGCGTGAGGGGTTCTGCCAGCGAAGGGTCTTGGCCACAGGCCGCAGCGATTTCGTTGATCATCGAGCCGTAGCGGTGAAGCAGGTGGGCGATCATCTGCTTCGACCAGCCAAAACGCTTGGACAGTGCCTTGGCTTGATTGGTCATGGCTGCCAACCCCACTGCACCAAGCAGGGGGATGTTGTTGGTGACTGATGGGCGTGCGGATGCTTCTGGGCCAAGGGCAAAGTCCACCGCGTCTTCTGCCATGACCCGGTAGGTGGTGAGTTTCCCACCCGCGATCACGGTGAATCCTGGGTTTGGGGAAGCAACTGTGTGCTCACGCGAAACCTTTGCCGATGAGGTGCCCTCTTTGGTCCCTGGTTGCAGCAGAGGCCGTAACCCAGCCCAGGTCCCGATGATGTCGTCCCGGGTCAATGGGTCTTGCAGGACCGCGTTGGCATGATCCAGGACGTAGTCGATGTCTTCTGCGGTGGCGACCGGGTGTTGAAGGTCGTGCTCCCACGGGGTGTCGGTGGTTCCGATCACCCAGTACCGTGACCAGGGGATCACAAAGAGAACTGACTTTTCGGTTTGCAAAATCAGGCCCGCGTTGCCCTTGATTCGGTCACGGGGCACCACAATGTGGATGCCCTTGGACGCAAGGACCTTCAGGCCGCCGGTGCCACCGGCCAGTGCTTCTGTTTCCTCGGTCCACACACCGGTGGAGTTGATGACATGCCGTGCATGCACGGTGAAAGTGTCGCCGGTTTCAAGGTCTTTAAGAACTGCGCCGTTGACTCGGCCAGCCGGTGATTTGGTCAGTTCAACAACTTGAGTCCGGGAGCAGGCGTGAGCACCGTAGGACACGGCAGTGCGGGTGAGGGTGAGGACAAGACGTGCGTCGTCGACGGACCCGTCGTAGTACTCGATCGCTCCAACAGCAGCGTCGTGACGCAGCGAGGGAAAGCGGCGTTCCATGGATTTGCGGCCGTGGTGCCGGTGGAACGGCATCGCCCGTTTCCCTGGGGCAAGCGAGGCAAGAATGTCATAGAGCATGATGCCCGCGCCAATGTAGGGGCGCTCGTACTGTTTGATGAGGGGGAACAAGAAGGGCACCGGTTTGACCAGGTGTGGGGCCAACTTGTTGATGAGCAGGTCTCGTTCAGTGAGTGCTTCATGAACAAGAGAGAAGTCCAGCATTTGCAGGTACCGCAAACCACCGTGGACAAGTTTAGAAGAGCGGCTTGACGTCCCCGATGCCCAGTCTTGTGCCTCGATGATCGCAGTGTCGAGCCCACGGGTGACTGCGTCAAGTGCTGTCCCTGCACCGGTGACCCCGCCACCAATGATGAGGACGTCTAACGGCTCCTCAGGTGTGGTGGCCTTTAATGCTTCCAGGGATCGAATTCTGGTTTCGGGCGTCATTGCCGTGCTGGCTGTCAGGGCTGACATGTGTCACCTTCCGGGTGGGATGTGTTCGGTACAAATATTCAGGGTGGCGAACGGCTGCGCAACCGCTGTGCACATATGTGCAACACTGGGGTGTGGTGTATCGCGATCAAGATGTCCTTAAGGCTGCGTCAATGTACTACCTCCAAGACGTCAAAATGGAGACCATTGCACGCCACTTAGGGACCTCACGCTCAACCGTCTCCCGCATGATTAAAGCTGCCCGTGAGACAGGCCTTGTTGAAATCAATCTTCGCCCAACTCACTCCCGCGCGCCTGGGATACGGCAATACCTCCGCGAACGATGGGGCGTGGAAGCCTTCGTCGTCCCCGTACTCGACTCCACCTCCCACGAGGCACGACTAGACCAAGTTGCACTGACGTGCGCCCGACTCCTTGCTTCATGGCTGCAATCCGAAATGGTGCTGTCCATCGCCTGGGGAACCACCACATCGGCTATCGCCCGCCACTTGCCCGCAAAACCCATCCACGGGGCGATCGTTGTCCAACTCAACGGGGCAGCCAACACCCGCACATCAGGAGTCGCCTACGCAGGAGACCTCCTGGCCGCCTTCGCCGACGCGTTTGACGCCCACTCCGTGTACTTCCCCGTCCCCGCATTCTTCGACTACGAAGAAACA
This window encodes:
- a CDS encoding glycerol-3-phosphate dehydrogenase/oxidase; translation: MSALTASTAMTPETRIRSLEALKATTPEEPLDVLIIGGGVTGAGTALDAVTRGLDTAIIEAQDWASGTSSRSSKLVHGGLRYLQMLDFSLVHEALTERDLLINKLAPHLVKPVPFLFPLIKQYERPYIGAGIMLYDILASLAPGKRAMPFHRHHGRKSMERRFPSLRHDAAVGAIEYYDGSVDDARLVLTLTRTAVSYGAHACSRTQVVELTKSPAGRVNGAVLKDLETGDTFTVHARHVINSTGVWTEETEALAGGTGGLKVLASKGIHIVVPRDRIKGNAGLILQTEKSVLFVIPWSRYWVIGTTDTPWEHDLQHPVATAEDIDYVLDHANAVLQDPLTRDDIIGTWAGLRPLLQPGTKEGTSSAKVSREHTVASPNPGFTVIAGGKLTTYRVMAEDAVDFALGPEASARPSVTNNIPLLGAVGLAAMTNQAKALSKRFGWSKQMIAHLLHRYGSMINEIAAACGQDPSLAEPLTHADAYLRAEIWYAAHNEGVIHLEDVMLHRTRIIYEYADKGRAAIDEITEIVGEALGWDEDRRAQEKRSYLERIDAEEAAEQELDDAAAEKVRLRATEIAPMERLA
- a CDS encoding sugar-binding transcriptional regulator, producing MYRDQDVLKAASMYYLQDVKMETIARHLGTSRSTVSRMIKAARETGLVEINLRPTHSRAPGIRQYLRERWGVEAFVVPVLDSTSHEARLDQVALTCARLLASWLQSEMVLSIAWGTTTSAIARHLPAKPIHGAIVVQLNGAANTRTSGVAYAGDLLAAFADAFDAHSVYFPVPAFFDYEETKDAMWRERSVRRVLDVQAQTDIALFSVGATTGALPSHVYSAGYLEPEDIAVLDTEGVVGDVCTVFLRADGTYADIPINRRATGPTPDQLTTFPRRVCAVAGDNKVPALLAALQAGVITDLVIDEVTATRLLTITTT